GTTAAGTAAGCCAATCCTGAAAAGAGACAGagaaaaacctttgttttaATTGATCTAGAATCACAAGCCTTTACACATCTTTCGCGGGAGGACAATCTCTGAAAACATGCGCCAAATCCTCAAGGTCATGACCACATATAGTACAGGAGCTGCAATGACTGATTCCCCGTCTAGCTCGTTCCGAATTTGTAAGAAGTCTTTGTTTGAAAGCAAGCCAAAGAAAGGCTCTTACTCTCTGAAGACCCGGATATTTCCAAACAATCTTCCAATATTCCTCCTGAGAATTCCAAGAATCCTCTTTCAAAGATCAAGAGACACTGCAAACTGAGAAGACACCAGACGCTGACCGAGCCCATATAACTCTATCCGAACCAGAGTTGGGGTGTGGAGGAGGAATGCTAATGATTCTATTGATTATATATTCAGTCACCCATACATGAAACAAGTCCAACTTTCAGCTACCATTAGAATTGACCATCTCCCTAGCACAACAATCCAAATCAAGGTTAGCAAAAGAAGGAATTTTTGAGATTAAAGGGCCTATACCTGAAATCCAAGGATCTTTCCAACATCGAGCATTAGCACTATCTCCAATATACCATGCAATATTTTCTCTAAGAAGCGGCCATATCTTAGAGAGTGCCCTTCATAAATGAGAACATTGGCTTCTACTAATAGAATCTAGGAACTGATCTTTCCAACCATACTTGGCACGAAGAACACGAACCCAAAGTGCATTACTTTTAGACACTAGATTAAAGCGAATCTTCATAAGGAAAGATGaattttgatcttccaaatgtCTGAAGCCAAGACCTCCCCAAGCCCTCGGTTGACAAATGGAATTCCAACCTACTAAAGACATTTTAGGATGCCCATCAGTACTGCCCGAAATAAACTATCTAAACAATCTTTCAATGTCAGCACTAACACCTTTCCGAATCATCAAGGACTGCATGAAGTAATTAGGTATGGAAAGGAGTATCGATTGAGCCAAAGTGATTTTTCCTGCAACAGATAACTTCCTGGCATCCCAACTCTGCAATTTCTTTCTCACCTTATCCACAATAAAGCTTAGAGTACTCTTGATAATCCTATCCTGCAAAAGAGGAACACTTAAATAGGTGCCAAGATTTCAGACTTCTTGAAAACCAAAAAGCTGGTTAATTTGATTACGAACATCAGCTTTAATATCTTTAGAAAAGAATATGTTGCTTTTCCTAACACTGATTTGGTGACCCGAAATCTCACAGAACTGAGTTAGGATGCTATCCAGTAATCGAGCTTGGTCAAGCTGAGCTTTACAGAAGATCACTAAGTCATCTGCAAAGAACAAATGAGAAACTGAAGGACCTATGCGAGAAAGATGAATTGGGGCCCATTTTTCAGATCCTATTTCTTTCCGAATAAAATGCCTTAACCATTCCATGCAAAGCACAAATAGATAAGGTGATAAAGGACAACCTTGACGAATTCCTCTCTTAGGTTTGAACTTTTGAGTAGGCACTCCATTCCATAGAATTTGCATAGAAGAGGAAGAAATAACTGACATGATTACATTCTGTAAGAAGACAGGGATTCCAGCGCATTGAAAGAAGCACTTATAAATTCCCAACTAACTCTGTCGTAGGCTTTCTCCAAATCTAACTTAATAGCCATCCACTTCCTTCCTTTCCAATTGCATCGCATAGAATGGTTGacttcttgagctaaaataaTGTTATCAGAAATGTTACGCCCAACTATGAACCCAGGTTGTTATTAGGAGATAAGCTTAGGAAAGATCACCTTGAACCGATTTGCAATTACTTTCATCACCAACTTATAGAGAATAGAACATAAACAATCAACGTATTGTTCAATTCTGGCTCAATCAGACGTCCAGCAAAAACATCTTTAACCCACTGGCATACATCATTCCCAAGGATATCCCACTGACTTTGAAAAAAATGAGCATGGAAACCATCACTTCCAGGAGCTTTCAAAGGAGCCATGTTAAAAAATGCCCTTTTAATCTCCTCATTAGTGATAGTAGCCTCCAAAAAAGTTATCTCTAAATAATTAAAGCTAGGGAAACCAACATTTGGAATATCCCTCAATATAGGGGGAGCCTCTCCATAAAGTCCTTCAAAGAAATCCATCGCCTTAGCTTGTAGGATGTCATGATCTGAACACCATTCCCCATTATCAATACGTAGGGTTGTGATACGGTTGAATTTCCTTCTCCTCAACGTACAACtatgaaaaaaatttgtattCTGGTCTCCCAATTGAAGCCAATCACAGCGAGCCTTTTGTCTCCAAAGTAAATATTCATGGTCAATAACATTTTCCAACTCATCCTGAATTTCTAATTCTTTTCCTATTAAATGCGTAGAGGAAGAATGCTCCAAGGCTTTTTGAGTATTGTTGAGCGATCTCATAAGATTTCTCTTACGAGTACCCAGAAAGCCATAAATATTCCTGTTCCAATCTTTAGCAAAAAAGGTAACATTATTTAAAGATTCAACCATATTACCTGCAAAATTCCACCTTTCTTTAACAAGGTTGGAGAAATCACTATGCTTCGTCCATCCCGCTAAAAACCTGAAAGGTCTGCCTTGAGGTATGTTAAGGTCTGGTCTAGTAGATAGTAAGAAGGGCCTATGATAAGACTTAATACAAGTGAGATGATGGACAAAGTACTGTGGAAAAACAGACACTCAAGCATCATTAACTAAGGCCCGAACAAGTCTGACAAAAGTACCACCTCTTTGCCAAGTGAAAGCAGGTCCATTAAACCCCAAATCCTGCAACTCACAAGAGTCatcaaaattaccaaataaattGCAATGCTTACCAACGAAAATAGGACTTTTTTTATCTGTAGGAGATAAGATAGCATTAAAATCCCCCATAATTaaccaagaaaaagaaaggttaGGGTTAGCAGGTTTTAAGCCTTCTCAAAGAAGCTTTCGTTTAGACATATCTGGACTGTcataaataaaggaaataaagaaaGTATTATTAGGAATAAGATTATCAACAcgtaagaaaataaattacgGATGGTTTCAAACAATACGGATTTGGATAAACTCCTTCCATCCAACCCATATACCTCCTGAAAAACCAACGGCTTCAACTCGATGTGAATAATTAAACCCCAGTTTTTCAATAATAAGATTAGCCTTTTTACCACCCACTCTCGGTTCCACCAAACAAACAATATCAGGCCTGTGCTCCATATTGTATTCCTAAAAGGCTCGTAAAAAATTCCTGCTAGCACACTCTTGACAATTccatgaaaaaaattttagatttaaagctataataagataaatataatataaaaataaagtaaacaaaacccctaattttaagataaaaacattatcaaaaaataacaaaacaaataatgacTATAAGAAAAATCCTTACTGCCCAGGGACATAAACTCCCTCTTTCTGCACACCAGTTTCGACACTTATTTCAGCCTCAAGATTAGAATTTGCAAAAGCTGAAATGCTCTCGGCGAGATACTCCATCAATTCCTTCAAGGGCATTTGCTGGGCTCCCGAGATTTTGAAGCGGGCATTGCTTCCATGAAGCAATTTGGCCTATTTTTTGGCATATCCTCTCCCTTTGTTTTTAATAGCTTTACCTGAACCAGAGGAAATCACCggagaaaaaccaaaattatttaGGGAATGaacattgttatttttcttgGTTTGGGTGCTTTCATTGAAGACAACCGCCGAGTGTCTACCGGATCAAGGTTTCCAACATCCAGTGAAACTACACTTCTATCCCGCCTTGTATCCTCCAAATCCGGCCGATTTATTGAGCCTTCACCTTTGAATCAGAGACCCATACCATCACCTAGGACTGTTTGCAAATCAACTGCTGCATTAGACCGATTGCCCCTTTCAGCAGCAACAGGAAAGTGTTGGGCTGCCATGTCCAAATCAGAACGATCCAAAACTCCCCAGGCCTGGCCAGTTGGTATGACCCCAAAGCCCAGGCTTCTTAATGCTATATAAGTTTTCCTTCAGACTATTAATAGACATGCTGGGCTCCGAAATTAGCCTACATTTCTCTTTAATAATAGGGCCACAATCCTCCATCAAGCGTACCtcctttaaattgttttaattattgttttttttccattctaTTTGACCGTTATAAAGAGTAGCAGAATCTTTCCCAATAAAATTGCCATGAAAAAATTCTTTTCCTTTATAACGCCTAGTATCCGACAAAAATCCCTCAAAATCCTCTTTGTGCATATCCTTATTATTAAGGACTCTAAATTGAGATCCTTCTTTTTCATTCTATTAGTTATCTAAGGAAATTTGTacattttctctaattttttgcCTTGATTTCCTTTCAACGATCATCCATGGTCCAAAATTTTCGTCTTCCTTCTCCGAGCCAGCCTTGGCCGTGTTTGAATCTCCGATGACATTTTCGATGGGGCATTCTCCTTTTCACTAGAGATTTCAGAATTTCTAAAAGGATAAGAGTTTTCCACATGCCCATATCTCCCACAGTGAAAACAAATTGTAGATAAAGATTCATATTCAACATTCTGCTTACGACCATTAATCAAAATATAGGACACCAACGGCTTTTACAAGCCAACGTAAATAACCATTCTAGCAAATCGCCCCCTAGTCCTGCTATCCGTGTTAATATCCAATTTAACCACTTTTCCAACCATTTCCCCTATCTCAGTGATGATTTTATGATTGTATAAATAGCCAGGTAAACCAAGAAATCTAATCCATGCCATCACAACACTTGGGTAAGCTTGTGTAGGGTCAAAGGCTAACGTCCAAGTTTGAACCGTCAAATATTGACCAAAGATGATCCAAGGACCTTGAGGAAGTGCCCTTTCATAGTCCAACTTATTCTGAAATTTTACCAAGAAGTAACCATTTTCTATATCCATCATATGTAAAGGCACTGATGGTCTCCACAGATTGTACAGTTTATTCTGCAAAAATGAAAAACCAATGTTACGactaagaatttttaaaatcacgGTGTTCTCCATACCTTGAATAAGGATTTTGTGAATCCTATCCGAGAAAGAAATAGAGGGCACGCCATTCACAATTAATTTCTGAATGTCCCCATCCAAGATATCAAGATCATCTTTTCCTTCCGAATCATTGAAAGTATCCTTTGACGATTGGCCGACGAGCATATCCCTCCATGAGATAGGCTTTTCTGGAGATGGGTTAATcaacatattattatttgtatcaTCATCTCCTCCTCTGAATCAAACTTTCTTAGGAATCAACTCCTCAGTAATGGATTTTTTAAAGTCAGTGTTTTCACAGAGAGAACTCATATTTTTAAGGTTTAGTAGAAGTATATTTTTGTTCGAAGTATTTGGAAAAATTCACAGGCAAGTTACATgctatctttaaaaaattaataatgttaataaattggattaatatgtgtaataaattttaaattcaaatgttaATTAGTTAAAGAAAATTCAggtatcaattaaatatatttaaaaaaagtaaagacataaacataaatttaacattcaaCCTTTATTATCCGTATcaacttcataaattttaattgaagtattcattataataatattatattttaacataatttagatTTTGGCCGATCAACGCGCTTGATATAATGATGCCTCAAAATAACACTTCAGTTAGGGATTTAGGAAAGATGTTGTACGGGGTTCTCCAAAAATATCTAAGTGTTAGGAGtgtttttttatggaaaatatcTAAGTGTTTAAGTATTATTATATGCACTAATCAACTTTAGTACATCACAAAATTCTAGCATTATAACAAGGAGTTAAGCGGTATGTGGATGGGCAACCCCTTTTTCTTGTTTGGCAAAGTAGGGTGGATCTGTCGGCTAAAATAGATTAGGTCTTTCAAATATGATAGTGTGGCACCATCTCATTACTTACTTCACTTTTATTCTTAATCAGCGTCTCAAAAGTCGACAGGTTGGACTGCTATATATagttaagtaaaaaataatcacatgccatgtttctttattattttccctgttttccattttaatccaaatgactaagtgttaaattttttcttttatctccaAATAcgattataagttaatattttgtataaataataataaaatcaagacctttaatgaaattaaagtcCCTTAGGTAGAGATTGCAAAGATTTTTAGAAACAACTTTTTTagtttcaataatatttaaacatataaaattaattaataatgtaaaagaaatgtTAAAAGTTCCTAAAAATACGAGTATGAATatgaagattttaaattaaaatattttcatgtataaaatttaaactattgaGATTTACTTTAGtcttttgaatttataaatggAGATGATTCAAGCAATAGTGATTAATTAGTACAGCCTAATAGCAAATGACAAGTGTAATTAacaactatttattttaataataaaaatagaacacGAAGATATTTATACGGCACTTTGACCCGAAGCTCCTaaagaggaaaagagaaaaaaacacaagtttaaaaGATGGGACTCGTGGCCCAAAGCTTCTACTTCAGTTTATTCAAATTGGGACAAACTAAAAACGATAGAAGTGGCAAATTTCCAAGCTTCCacgaaatcaaataaaataataccaaaaaCCGAGTAAATTAATAGTTATTATAGGATGAGTGTAGAATCCGGGAAGAGCAGAAGTAAGTTTTAACCGTAAAAATCGGTAAATTTGACATAATCCATTTTTTCGGTTTTTTTACtagtataaaaaaaagtaaattacaaaaattagaCAATCTAACTATGATGGGTTAATTTGACCAAAtgattaactttttaattttcttctctAAATATGTGTTTAATGCTCCAATATTTGAAGTGCGACAACTTTCTAACCAAAGTAGAATTAAACATTTCTGAAGACCTCTCCTAAATGGCCACAACCGTCTCAAGATAATCTGATTGAATTATAACACTCTCATAGCCCCtctcaaataaaataatcagTACATCCAAGATACccatttttttggttttgatttagTGTACTggagcaattttttttttagatttgtcatctgttattgttttattagttgttttctaatttttaaatcacaaaaccGAATTTACTAAAAGAAACGGACTTTATATCatattactttttaattattttaaaaaaatataataaatatctttatattttaattatttaaaatttgagttgtttaactgaaaaactaaacaaattaatgtaagtttgattttattgattttattaaagaaaatcaaTCGATTCAATTTTAATGTGTTCAAATCGGTTTCGAAAAAAATTGACCGATTAAATTGATTACTCATCACTATCCTCAGCAAtctaacattaatttcataagtaaTATGGCAGTTTTCTTAAACTCGTGTGGTAGAACCTTTTACCttaaaatgaaggaaaaatcTTTCAACTGGTGTTTCGCTTTAAGAATAGCACTCCGTTTGAAATTTTGAACACACCGCAGCCCCAAAAATCAATTGGGGGGAGAAGCTGCAATTTGCTAACTGAAACCCTAGTGGAAGAGAAAAGATTTAATGTACCcgttttatttgtattttatttattatattttttaatttgtaacttcattaacattttaattatttatattattaatttattattaatataaatattattttaataacttttaattattattcagcaaaatatatttttaaaaatattattttactaatctttattttactaatctttcttatttttgtttaacataaatataattttaatatatatatttattactcaatatatattttaatatattttaatatatttgattaatcaatataaatatgattttaattttttaatttttattatatttaaatacatattttaatctaatgtcATTAATAGTTATTTTCTATTATCACCGCAATGCTATTGCCGCGTTTGAATCTAAATGCATACCTTGCCGTTAATTTTAATCCCATCACTATAATACTTAATCTTACTACTACTATAACTAAGCTTGCCTTGCCGTCATGCTATTTTCAATATCATTGAAACTAACTCACCACCTATTCAAACTAAgtcttattcttttaattttagaattactaatgtttctctctctctttcttttttttttttgatattttgtttGTTAGCTTAAATCATTGAATTATTCCATGATGAAAATAATGATTAACCGGATTGATTGGTAGGACATTTGTATTTACCAATTAGTGATGAACACATTTTTAAGCATGATatattatcttttctttttaaaaaatcaataattttttattttaattgaaattttgatagataaaagaaaaatatattaatgcaGAGTTAAACAAGAAGAAACAAGATAGTATACTTTTCTATCTATTTGTTATACCAGGTCAAGAATTATCAATTTAAAGCTCAAATAATACGACCCAGACCAAGCTTGCCTTTAACAAAATGCAATTAGCAACACATGAGATAAGTTCTTATAGCTTTTTGTGCTTGGAAGAACCACATACAAGCACTTTTAGTGTGTTGATGGATGCCTAACAAAGATAACCTtgtattttttacaatttactaTTGATCGATGAAGATTAGAGTTAGGGGACCACTAATTAACCCATACTTGGCCTCTAAGTTAAATTGTCTCTATAAATGGTTCAAGTAACACCATACTCCTCTAACCCTATAATGCCTCAAAACCAGCCTGATTCGTCCGAATCTCGAGTGTTATtaccttaacaaaattttgaatagttgaCAAACATTTCTTACTTATAACGTTTCacttattatttcatataaagactcaatattaaataaacaaaagatggtatttagaaagaaaatattacaTCAGACCGAATATAGTACATTACAACAAAAACATTTACTAAAGATTGACTCCTGAGGTGTAATATTACAGTATGCCACATTACCACTATATGCATAATAATCCAATCCGCCGCTTTCTTAGCGTATTCATGGTATCGTCCCTCCTGGCGCATATCTCTTACCATAGCACTTAAAACAGTAACACACATTGTAAGTTCAAGGGAACTTAGTGAGTCTTATTACAAAATATCTTTATGGATACTTTATAATGTTTGAAGAACATCTGTGCGTTAACTATCCTTCTGAACCACTTTTTTTCGTGATGGGCAGATACTATTGCAATTTCGGCTTACACTTTCATGCCAACTACCTTACTCTTAACTTACCAATTCTTTTCTAATTGACTAACTTAGGATTCTTTCAAACATTCCATTCATCTCTTCTACctcttaacaaaaaaaaaaaaaaccactcAAAAGAATATACCTTCAGAGCCCATCTTATACAGATCATCTATTCACATATACacttattttagaattattgttCATAAATACTAATCCCTAGCGTATACATACACACTTGGCGAATACTTACTTAGATTTGAATACCACCAATTTACTACTCAAGTCATACCCTGGTTTGATACTATACAACTCGCACTAATAATGTACCATACAGGTCATTCAAATGAATTCCACACCACTTTACTTCAAGACCCTAGATActtagaataacaatatctcataTATGGCAGATTCTAGATAACTCAACTTTAACCATTACATAACACAAACGAACTCACATTAATAATTTGTTATGTCTTTATTAACTACAAATACGTCCATTTTCAACTCTGACAGATTATCATGGTGGATAGACCTTTTTAACGTACAGATACAAACTTCTTTTCAAGAACTTCCTTAAAAACTTATTTGATTACTTCACATATCAAGTTCAACCAAAATACCCTTAGACATATCATAACCTTATCTTAGCACTACTTATTACAAAACAATCACGATTTATCCAGAACTTACCATAAGGATGGATAAACACATTTTATCAAACAGACTTGGTAGAACACGCCAGAAGTGCCGAACAAAAAACGCCATAAAGGCATCATACAGAATCGTGTGTTTATTGTCCCGACGAACTTTCACAGAGGGTGCCATGGGTTTCTCCTTAATGGAATTATACATAGTTTCATGTATCGTGATCTACCAATTTGATTTACACATTATCGAAGGCTACACCATGAACATACATATAAACATCTCTTGCCATGGGTCTCAACCACATGGTCTTGCACACATTTGTGTATCGTGACCTTCCAGTCCAGTCTTCATTTTATTGGAGGCTATACCATGAGTGTTCCAAATCATATTAATATGCCATGGGTCTTAACCTCATGGTTTTACACTATTTCCATATCATGACCTGCCAATCTAGTTAGCAATATAGATGCCCTACCAGAGACATCACAGAGGGACATTTACACTACATTCACTTACCAGGTTTATTCATATCTCTGATTGAATCATATCATTTCTACCCCAAATTATAGCTGCATACTTAACCATTAACATTCTTTTCCAAACAGAACTTCATACATATCATTATAAGAtgtaaatcatttttattttactccTTACCTATACCGATCATGAGAgatatcatttttaattcaataagtttttatttgaaCAGTGCACATGCAAAAGTCAGGACAGAGTCTCACTTGGTACTCACTTACTATAGTTCGAAGCTCTAGATTCATCCATCCTTTTCGAACCAGCAACaacaataacttaaataacttaaattcacTATTACAATTCTTATACATACAATTTACTGATCATCTCAATCTCTGACAATCTCATGCAAAGTGTAACACCCGAAAATAAGGCCTAGAATTTTTTagggtattttaataattttagccTATATGTGCTCAGAATTTCATAAGGTTGGTATTCAATAATGTTTTCGACAATGGCTATTAGGGAATTGAgtcaatttctgaaaatgagttttaaatgcctTAATTCTAGAAAAATGACTGATTTGCAACAAAGTCTAAATAGTGAACATTTATGTTGCTATTTTTTCAACTTTTGTAATTGAACCTAATAAACCCTCATTCCcaattttatttcatgataGTTGCTCTCCAAAGTTTGCTATTGCCGTCCCTAACTATTCCCTTGatctttcaattgattttttattcccaaaccataatacttttattttctatcattcCCAAGTCAATTACCTTCATAAATCTCCAAGAAAAACACTCAAAAACTCCATAGATTTCATCGTCGTCATCTTCAATCGTGGGTTCTCTGAATTTGCATCAAAGCTCATTTAATCTTCCATAAAAGGTAACCATTCATTTTCCTAGTAGTCTTAATTTTATCTAGActttaaaattgagtttttaattatgaaattgcatgttttaattaaaactcaaaaattggGTCATTAAAGGTGGAATTCAAGATTGTGGATCAAAATGtgatttaaaagtgtttttcaacttattttaacTTGATTAAAAGGTTTCTAAAATTACTTCGAATTTTCATTAATGATTTAtcgtgttttaatgaattttcgttAATATGgctaaaatttctcaaaaaatgTCGGTACCTTGAAATGTGTAGTTTTGTGTGGTTTAAAGGTTGA
This genomic window from Gossypium raimondii isolate GPD5lz chromosome 10, ASM2569854v1, whole genome shotgun sequence contains:
- the LOC105775449 gene encoding uncharacterized protein LOC105775449; protein product: MLINPSPEKPISWRDMLVGQSSKDTFNDSEGKDDLDILDGDIQKLIVNGVPSISFSDRIHKILIQGMENTVILKILSRNIGFSFLQNKLYNLWRPSVPLHMMDIENGYFLVKFQNKLDYERALPQGPWIIFGQYLTVQTWTLAFDPTQAYPSVVMAWIRFLGLPGYLYNHKIITEIGEMVGKVVKLDINTDSRTRGRFARMVIYVGL